One Fontisphaera persica DNA window includes the following coding sequences:
- a CDS encoding trypsin-like peptidase domain-containing protein — MKRFWHLAAYPVLALAAHAAAAEPPALKAMDLARALNQAFTEVASKVSDSVVVIKVAQRNTFHDWTEGNPFLDMLPPEWRRRFEERRERGPAEPRFNGQGSGVIIREDGYLLTNFHVVDNAEKIRVRLHDGREFDATLTGSDAQSDLAVLKIAATGLKAARFGDSSATKVGEFAIAVGAPFDLDYTVTVGHISAKGRSRILPDPSMDQDFLQTDANINPGNSGGPLVNLEGEVIGINTMIAGLNTGIGFAIPSNLAREVAAQLIQHGKYTRGWLGVAITSLREDPDYRNLVQGVQDGVVVREIMPDGPAAKSDLKPADIITAVDGHPVATSQQLRYEIRSKPLGREVVLDVYRKDRSLKIKVRPEAWPDAQETAATVRRRPAPAAVDSESLLGLTVQPLTPELRKKFALQAQSGVVVTAVAGDSPAAAKELKAGDVITELDHQPVRNLRDFREALKNADTTKGVVVNYLRGGAGRFVILKSSGD, encoded by the coding sequence ATGAAACGTTTTTGGCATCTCGCAGCATATCCCGTGCTGGCTCTGGCCGCGCACGCTGCCGCCGCTGAGCCTCCGGCGCTCAAGGCCATGGATCTGGCCCGCGCGCTCAATCAGGCCTTCACCGAAGTGGCCAGCAAGGTCAGTGACTCGGTGGTGGTCATCAAAGTGGCCCAGCGCAACACCTTTCACGACTGGACCGAGGGCAATCCCTTCCTGGACATGTTGCCCCCTGAGTGGCGGCGCCGGTTCGAGGAGCGCCGCGAGCGCGGGCCGGCCGAGCCGCGCTTCAACGGTCAAGGCTCAGGCGTCATCATCCGCGAAGATGGTTATTTGCTGACCAATTTTCATGTGGTGGACAACGCGGAGAAAATCCGGGTGCGCCTGCACGATGGGCGGGAATTCGATGCCACCCTCACCGGCTCCGATGCGCAATCCGACCTGGCGGTGCTGAAGATTGCGGCCACCGGCCTGAAGGCCGCCCGTTTCGGGGATTCCTCCGCCACCAAAGTGGGTGAGTTTGCCATTGCTGTGGGCGCGCCGTTTGACCTGGATTACACCGTCACGGTGGGGCACATCAGCGCCAAGGGCCGCTCGCGCATTCTGCCGGACCCTTCCATGGACCAGGACTTCCTGCAAACCGATGCCAATATCAACCCCGGCAACAGCGGCGGCCCGCTGGTCAACCTCGAAGGCGAGGTCATCGGCATCAACACCATGATTGCCGGCTTGAACACCGGCATCGGGTTTGCCATCCCCTCCAACCTCGCCCGCGAGGTCGCCGCCCAGCTCATCCAGCATGGCAAATACACCCGCGGCTGGCTCGGCGTGGCTATTACTTCCCTGCGCGAGGACCCGGACTACCGCAACCTCGTCCAGGGCGTCCAGGACGGCGTGGTGGTGCGCGAAATTATGCCCGACGGCCCGGCCGCCAAATCCGATTTGAAACCGGCGGACATCATCACTGCGGTGGACGGGCATCCGGTGGCCACCTCCCAGCAACTGCGCTACGAAATCCGCTCCAAGCCCCTCGGCCGGGAGGTGGTGCTCGATGTGTACCGTAAAGACCGTTCCCTCAAAATCAAGGTGCGCCCCGAGGCCTGGCCCGATGCCCAGGAAACCGCCGCCACCGTCCGCCGCCGCCCCGCTCCCGCCGCGGTGGATTCCGAATCGTTGTTGGGCCTCACCGTCCAGCCCCTCACCCCTGAATTGCGGAAAAAATTTGCGCTCCAGGCCCAATCCGGCGTGGTCGTTACCGCCGTGGCCGGAGACAGCCCCGCCGCCGCCAAAGAATTGAAAGCCGGCGATGTCATCACCGAGCTGGACCACCAGCCCGTGCGCAACTTGCGGGATTTTCGCGAAGCCCTGAAAAACGCCGACACCACCAAAGGCGTGGTGGTCAATTATTTGCGCGGCGGCGCCGGCCGTTTTGTGATTCTCAAGAGCAGCGGCGACTAA
- a CDS encoding glycoside hydrolase family 88 protein — protein sequence MRIQTQLTAQHLMGPVRRLFELSAEKILALEKEWNPARGAPVFTVQGRYTTRGWTEWTQGFQYGSALLQFDATGEEKFLHLAQQQIVAVMAPHVSHIGVHDHGFNNISTYGNLRRLMAEGRIPHNAWQADFAELALKTSGAVQAARWTVTADGGGFIHSFNGPHSLFVDTLRSLRSLAVAHQLGHLLMGEQDARISLLERLIRHAETTARYSVYHGRGRDAYDVRGRVAHECIFNPRNGVFRCPNSQQGYSPFSTWTRGLAWALLGFAEELEFLDTLPDPALKPWGGRDKIAALWLESAVDTADFYLENTCTDGIPMWDTGAPHLHRLGDWLSRPSDPFNPWEPVDSSAAAIAAQGLLRLGNYLCHHGQPKQGDRYRQAGLTVAQTLFQEPYLSTQPQHQGLILHSVYHRPNGWDFIAPGQKIPNGESSMWGDYHARELALLIWREARGGPYLTFFAGLGEPLSPKPRKRRLS from the coding sequence CTGCGCATCCAAACCCAACTGACCGCCCAACACTTGATGGGCCCAGTCCGCCGGTTGTTCGAGCTGTCTGCCGAAAAGATCCTGGCCCTCGAAAAAGAATGGAACCCCGCCCGCGGCGCGCCAGTCTTCACCGTGCAGGGACGCTACACCACCCGCGGCTGGACCGAATGGACGCAAGGCTTCCAATACGGCTCGGCCCTGCTGCAATTCGACGCCACCGGCGAGGAAAAATTTCTCCATCTGGCCCAGCAGCAAATCGTGGCCGTCATGGCCCCGCATGTCTCCCACATCGGCGTGCATGACCACGGCTTTAACAACATCTCCACCTACGGCAATCTCCGCCGCCTCATGGCCGAAGGCCGCATTCCCCACAACGCCTGGCAGGCCGATTTTGCCGAGCTGGCCCTGAAAACCTCCGGCGCCGTCCAGGCCGCCCGCTGGACCGTCACCGCCGACGGCGGCGGATTCATTCATTCCTTCAACGGCCCGCATTCGCTGTTTGTGGACACGCTGCGCTCGCTGCGCTCCCTGGCCGTGGCCCACCAATTGGGTCATCTGCTCATGGGCGAACAGGACGCCCGCATTTCCCTGCTCGAGCGGCTCATCCGCCACGCCGAAACCACCGCCCGCTATTCCGTCTATCACGGCCGGGGCCGCGACGCCTATGACGTGCGCGGGCGCGTGGCGCATGAGTGCATTTTCAACCCGCGCAATGGCGTCTTTCGCTGCCCCAACTCCCAGCAAGGTTACTCCCCCTTCAGCACCTGGACCCGCGGCTTGGCCTGGGCGCTCCTGGGCTTCGCCGAGGAACTGGAATTCCTGGACACGCTCCCGGACCCCGCCCTCAAACCTTGGGGAGGCCGCGATAAAATTGCCGCACTCTGGCTCGAATCGGCCGTGGATACCGCGGATTTCTACCTCGAAAACACCTGCACCGACGGCATCCCCATGTGGGATACGGGCGCGCCCCACTTGCATCGCCTGGGCGACTGGCTCAGCCGCCCCTCCGACCCTTTCAACCCTTGGGAACCTGTGGACAGCAGCGCTGCCGCCATTGCCGCGCAAGGCCTGTTGCGCCTTGGCAATTACCTCTGCCATCATGGCCAGCCCAAACAAGGCGACCGCTATCGCCAGGCGGGGCTGACCGTGGCCCAAACCCTCTTCCAAGAGCCGTACCTTTCCACCCAGCCCCAACATCAAGGCCTGATTTTACATTCAGTCTATCACCGCCCCAACGGCTGGGACTTTATTGCTCCCGGCCAGAAAATCCCCAACGGCGAAAGTTCCATGTGGGGGGATTATCACGCCCGGGAGCTGGCCCTGCTCATCTGGCGCGAAGCCCGCGGCGGCCCCTACCTCACCTTCTTTGCCGGCCTGGGCGAACCACTTTCCCCCAAACCTAGAAAACGACGCCTCTCATGA
- a CDS encoding universal stress protein, with translation MFKKILVGYDGSKGGQMALRRAAVMAREYQAQLTALWVQEPLPRYTDLPGEPESEAEAADDYFEGLRKEVAAVAAEQGVSIEMVTRRGHPAKTIVKFAAEGGYDLIVVGHSDHSELWGRLLGDTADRISDHAHCSVLIVKS, from the coding sequence ATGTTCAAAAAAATCCTGGTGGGTTACGACGGTTCCAAAGGCGGCCAGATGGCCCTGCGGCGGGCGGCGGTGATGGCGCGGGAATACCAGGCGCAGCTCACCGCCCTGTGGGTGCAAGAGCCGCTGCCGCGCTACACGGACTTGCCGGGCGAGCCGGAGAGCGAGGCGGAAGCGGCGGATGATTATTTTGAGGGTCTGCGCAAGGAGGTGGCGGCGGTGGCGGCGGAGCAGGGGGTGTCCATTGAAATGGTGACGCGCCGGGGGCATCCGGCGAAAACGATTGTCAAGTTTGCGGCGGAAGGGGGCTATGACCTGATTGTGGTGGGGCATAGTGATCATTCCGAATTATGGGGGCGGCTGCTGGGGGATACGGCGGACCGGATTAGTGACCACGCCCATTGCAGTGTGCTGATTGTCAAATCATGA
- a CDS encoding phosphatidate phosphatase App1 family protein: MNLPNAFFKRGMGFLWHCLLLLGLGLNTGLAPAGEPAAVPSYIKDDEVIRLHPTAAHPTTNAAGVLYWEAPVTVHVYEPEKRDLMVGLFLRTLGITDEAYPPEQRRLAAERARGFLVDHQRGKIVRVHFAGQHLDLGPTAADGLATAWLRWPAMAAPDAVPTPPTVPLTVNTQFTNGRSFTGTVHLISAEGWTLISDIDDTIRDSQVLDRQALMQNTFCKPFRPVEGMAPLYQRWQTRLHCAVFYVSGSSWALYDPLHDFVRTHQFPTGIFVLRRVYAGDASVLQLLRTPQNYKLEAIGNILQRWPHRHYLLVGDTGERDPEVYGALARQYPEQVRGIFLRDVTGQPRDDERYRKAFDQVPANRWRLFKDPAELSDIETLLRQAP; the protein is encoded by the coding sequence ATGAATTTGCCCAACGCCTTTTTTAAGCGCGGCATGGGCTTCCTCTGGCACTGCCTCCTGCTGCTCGGCCTCGGCTTGAACACCGGCCTGGCGCCCGCTGGCGAGCCAGCCGCGGTGCCCTCCTACATCAAAGACGATGAGGTAATCCGGCTGCATCCCACCGCCGCGCATCCCACCACCAACGCCGCCGGGGTCCTCTACTGGGAAGCCCCCGTGACCGTTCACGTCTATGAGCCGGAAAAGCGGGATTTGATGGTGGGCTTGTTTTTGCGCACCCTGGGCATCACCGACGAAGCTTATCCCCCAGAACAACGGCGCCTGGCCGCGGAGCGCGCCCGTGGCTTCCTGGTGGACCATCAACGCGGCAAAATCGTCCGGGTCCATTTCGCCGGCCAGCACCTGGACCTTGGCCCCACCGCCGCCGATGGGCTGGCCACCGCCTGGCTGCGCTGGCCGGCAATGGCCGCTCCCGACGCCGTCCCAACGCCGCCCACCGTCCCCCTCACGGTGAACACCCAATTCACCAACGGCCGCAGTTTCACCGGCACGGTCCACCTCATCAGCGCAGAAGGCTGGACCCTCATCAGCGATATTGACGACACCATCCGGGATTCGCAGGTCCTCGACCGGCAGGCCTTGATGCAAAATACCTTTTGCAAGCCCTTCCGTCCGGTGGAAGGCATGGCCCCCCTCTATCAACGCTGGCAAACCCGCCTCCATTGCGCCGTCTTCTATGTCAGCGGCAGCTCCTGGGCGTTGTACGACCCCCTGCACGATTTCGTGCGCACCCACCAATTCCCCACCGGTATCTTCGTGCTCCGCCGCGTGTATGCCGGGGATGCTTCCGTCTTGCAATTGCTGCGCACCCCCCAGAATTACAAGCTCGAGGCCATCGGCAACATTCTGCAACGCTGGCCGCATCGCCACTACCTCCTGGTGGGCGACACCGGCGAACGCGACCCTGAAGTCTATGGCGCCCTCGCCCGCCAATATCCAGAGCAGGTCCGCGGGATTTTCCTGCGGGATGTTACCGGCCAGCCCCGCGACGATGAACGCTACCGCAAGGCGTTCGACCAGGTGCCGGCCAATCGCTGGCGGTTGTTCAAGGACCCGGCCGAATTGTCCGACATCGAAACACTCCTGCGGCAAGCCCCATGA
- a CDS encoding dynamin family protein: MSASLATSAARSGRGVPRAGTEEELLAALEYLADAWQLGALRPALAACRAMLAAQAGVEVAVLGRFKAGKSSLLNHLVGRSVLPVGVVPLTTVITRLVYGEREQATVHFLDGGRRSLALAEIRDYVEEQHNPGNQKQVAAVEVVLPEMRPYAPLRLVDTPGLDSALAHNTAVTWDWLPRVGASLVVISADAPLAERDVALLVELRKHTPQMALVLTKADLLTEQQQAEVLHYVQQRLREQAMTGLPVFFYSVRPGGAEWRAQLVRDFLQPLAENGEGARGEIARHKLESLRQQTLSYLRVALASASQAETARQLLRERLSEEREGFGLFREELMVLARQWAARALEESLARLRPTQRRLQEQLTRELAERFDGQRERLPAMLTCWRQGVQEFLARELSAVSQQQRGLFCAPLQEVQTHLARTVRAFHDRLADHVKSALGLSLPAWDFQPEVEEPEAPPVDVNYPFDPAFSAVCHLLPGFVARRPLERVLLRKARYEVEKNMSRLAADWSERVGKAIEASCQQAEAAAWHELESLTQMAAQTAPALPRLREQIAQLEQGGRG, from the coding sequence ATGAGTGCATCCCTGGCCACCTCCGCCGCCCGGAGCGGCCGCGGCGTTCCGCGGGCCGGCACGGAGGAAGAGTTGCTGGCGGCCCTGGAATACCTGGCCGACGCCTGGCAGCTCGGCGCGTTGCGTCCCGCGCTGGCGGCCTGCCGTGCCATGTTGGCGGCCCAGGCAGGGGTGGAGGTGGCGGTGCTGGGGCGGTTCAAGGCGGGCAAAAGTTCCCTGTTGAATCACCTGGTGGGGCGGTCGGTTCTGCCCGTGGGCGTGGTGCCGCTCACGACCGTCATCACCCGGCTGGTTTACGGGGAACGTGAGCAGGCCACGGTGCATTTCCTGGATGGGGGGAGACGGAGCCTTGCGCTGGCGGAAATCCGGGATTATGTGGAGGAGCAGCACAATCCGGGCAATCAGAAGCAGGTGGCGGCCGTGGAGGTAGTGCTGCCGGAGATGCGGCCGTATGCGCCCTTGCGGCTGGTGGATACGCCGGGGCTGGACAGTGCGCTGGCCCACAACACGGCGGTGACGTGGGACTGGCTGCCGCGGGTGGGCGCCAGTCTGGTGGTCATCAGCGCTGATGCGCCGCTGGCGGAGCGCGATGTGGCGCTGCTGGTGGAATTGCGCAAGCACACGCCTCAGATGGCCCTGGTGCTCACCAAGGCGGATTTGTTGACGGAACAGCAGCAGGCGGAGGTTTTGCACTATGTTCAGCAGCGGTTGCGCGAGCAGGCCATGACGGGGCTGCCAGTCTTTTTCTATTCGGTCAGGCCGGGCGGAGCCGAATGGCGGGCCCAGTTGGTGCGGGATTTTTTGCAACCGCTGGCGGAAAACGGTGAAGGGGCGCGCGGGGAGATTGCACGGCACAAGCTGGAGTCACTGCGCCAGCAAACGTTGAGTTATTTGCGGGTGGCGCTGGCCTCGGCCAGCCAGGCTGAGACGGCACGGCAGCTTTTGCGGGAACGCCTGAGCGAGGAACGCGAGGGGTTTGGGTTGTTCCGGGAGGAACTCATGGTCCTGGCTCGACAATGGGCGGCCCGGGCCCTGGAGGAGTCGCTGGCCCGGTTGCGTCCCACGCAACGGCGGTTGCAGGAGCAATTGACGCGGGAGCTGGCGGAGCGTTTTGACGGGCAACGGGAGCGGTTGCCGGCGATGTTGACCTGCTGGCGGCAGGGGGTGCAGGAATTTTTGGCGCGTGAATTGTCCGCTGTGTCGCAGCAGCAACGCGGGCTGTTTTGCGCGCCGCTGCAGGAGGTGCAAACGCATCTGGCACGGACGGTGCGGGCGTTTCATGATCGGCTGGCCGACCATGTGAAAAGCGCGCTGGGGTTGAGCCTGCCGGCGTGGGACTTTCAGCCGGAGGTGGAAGAACCGGAAGCGCCGCCGGTGGATGTGAATTACCCGTTTGATCCGGCGTTCAGCGCGGTGTGTCACCTGCTGCCCGGGTTTGTGGCGCGCCGGCCGTTGGAGCGCGTTTTGTTGCGCAAGGCCCGTTATGAGGTGGAAAAAAATATGTCGCGGCTGGCCGCAGACTGGAGCGAGCGGGTGGGGAAGGCCATTGAAGCCAGTTGCCAGCAGGCCGAGGCCGCGGCGTGGCATGAGTTGGAGTCCTTAACGCAAATGGCCGCCCAGACGGCTCCCGCCTTGCCACGCTTGCGGGAGCAGATTGCTCAATTGGAGCAAGGCGGGCGCGGCTGA
- a CDS encoding cation:proton antiporter, translating to MDNIWFIATFWMGLALLASLISIRLGISVALIEILLGVVVGNLHPPGHAPLLHTTEWTNFLAMLGSGVLTFLAGAEIDPGSLRANLRASLSIGVLSFLLPFLGVWLFCQYVLDWPLRQAQIAGIALSTTSVAVVYAVMIEGGLSGSAMGKMLLAACFITDFGTVLALGVLFADFNVWLVVFVAVTAVMLWFMPRWTQYLIARLGATRVSEPEVKFLFLVLFFLGGLASSAKSEAVLPAYLLGLVVAGVFLRDKTLVHRMRSIAFAIFTPFYFIKAGLFVSLPALKAGAGIIAVLLLLKMATKTVGVWPLSRYFFMRSREASYTALLMSTGLTFGTISALFGLQNNIINQEQYSVLVTVVILSAFVPTLMAQKWFQPSLRTMVAWGRLYQRRVHAGGRAGGAAGGK from the coding sequence ATGGATAACATTTGGTTCATCGCGACTTTCTGGATGGGACTGGCGTTGCTGGCCAGCCTCATTTCCATCCGGCTGGGGATATCAGTGGCCTTGATTGAGATATTGCTGGGTGTGGTGGTGGGGAATTTGCATCCACCGGGCCATGCGCCGCTGCTGCACACGACGGAGTGGACAAATTTTCTGGCCATGCTGGGGAGCGGGGTGTTGACGTTTCTGGCGGGGGCGGAGATTGACCCGGGTTCCTTGCGGGCCAATTTGCGGGCCAGCCTGAGCATCGGGGTGTTGTCCTTTCTATTGCCGTTTTTGGGGGTGTGGCTGTTCTGCCAATATGTTTTGGATTGGCCGCTGCGGCAGGCGCAAATTGCCGGCATTGCGTTGTCCACCACCTCGGTGGCGGTGGTTTATGCGGTGATGATTGAAGGGGGATTAAGCGGCTCAGCCATGGGCAAGATGCTGCTGGCCGCCTGTTTCATTACAGACTTTGGGACGGTGCTGGCGCTGGGGGTGCTGTTTGCCGACTTCAATGTCTGGCTGGTGGTTTTTGTGGCGGTGACGGCGGTGATGTTGTGGTTCATGCCGAGGTGGACGCAATATCTCATTGCGCGGCTGGGGGCCACGCGGGTGAGCGAGCCGGAGGTGAAGTTTTTGTTTTTAGTTTTGTTTTTCCTGGGGGGGCTGGCTTCATCGGCCAAAAGCGAGGCGGTGCTGCCGGCTTATTTGCTGGGGCTGGTGGTGGCGGGCGTGTTTTTGCGGGATAAAACGCTGGTACACCGGATGCGGAGCATTGCGTTTGCCATCTTCACGCCATTTTACTTCATCAAGGCGGGTTTGTTTGTTTCGCTGCCGGCCTTGAAAGCGGGGGCGGGGATAATTGCCGTGTTGTTGCTGTTGAAGATGGCCACCAAGACCGTCGGGGTGTGGCCGTTGTCGCGGTACTTTTTCATGCGGTCGCGGGAGGCCAGCTACACGGCGTTGCTGATGTCCACGGGGCTGACGTTTGGCACGATTTCGGCGTTGTTTGGTTTGCAGAACAACATCATCAATCAAGAGCAGTATTCCGTGCTGGTGACGGTGGTCATCCTGAGCGCGTTTGTGCCCACGCTGATGGCGCAAAAATGGTTTCAACCCTCGCTGCGCACGATGGTGGCGTGGGGGCGATTGTATCAGCGGCGGGTGCATGCGGGCGGGAGGGCCGGCGGCGCCGCCGGTGGAAAGTGA
- a CDS encoding alpha/beta hydrolase-fold protein, which yields MKSSRMLSLLHALAGGGLLALLSLSLPAAEPPPGQPAPSNVPGRDYPRILPDLRVTFRLKAPQAREVLVAPKGKDNGLGPAPYPMKMDSNGVWEVTTPPVRPGFHYYELVVDGLRINDPNSETFFGWGQPTSGLEVPDPQWDFYQAKDVPHGELRAFFYHSKITGALRRAFVYTPPAYERMTGRRFPVLYLQHGAGESERAWSVQGRVNFIMDNLIAAQKAKPMIIVMDNGYAQPLGATNAPGARGTEAFGAVLLRELIPLIDVNYRTLADRRHRALAGLSMGAGQALQIGLANLDTFAWIGAFSGGFRDFKPAESYGGIFTNAPRLNNHLRLLWLSMGQADAGYENMKTAHLVLERSNVRHVWFETSDAHEWQAWRKHFYEFAQRLF from the coding sequence ATGAAATCATCAAGGATGCTCTCCCTTCTTCACGCCCTGGCCGGCGGTGGGTTGCTGGCCTTGCTCAGCTTGTCCCTTCCGGCTGCCGAGCCGCCGCCCGGCCAGCCCGCGCCCAGCAATGTCCCGGGCCGGGATTATCCCCGCATCCTGCCCGATTTGCGCGTCACCTTCCGCCTCAAAGCCCCCCAGGCCCGCGAAGTCCTGGTGGCCCCCAAAGGCAAGGACAACGGCCTCGGCCCGGCGCCTTACCCCATGAAGATGGATTCCAACGGCGTCTGGGAAGTCACCACACCCCCCGTGCGCCCCGGCTTCCATTATTACGAACTAGTGGTGGACGGCCTGCGTATCAACGACCCCAACAGCGAAACCTTCTTCGGTTGGGGCCAGCCCACCAGCGGACTGGAAGTGCCTGACCCGCAATGGGACTTTTATCAGGCCAAAGACGTCCCCCACGGCGAACTGCGCGCCTTCTTTTATCACAGTAAAATCACCGGCGCCTTGCGCCGCGCCTTTGTTTATACACCCCCCGCCTATGAGCGCATGACCGGCCGCCGCTTCCCAGTGCTTTACCTCCAGCACGGCGCAGGGGAAAGTGAACGGGCCTGGAGCGTGCAAGGGCGCGTCAATTTCATCATGGATAACCTCATCGCCGCCCAAAAAGCCAAGCCCATGATTATCGTCATGGACAACGGATACGCCCAACCTCTCGGCGCCACCAATGCCCCCGGCGCTCGCGGCACCGAAGCCTTTGGCGCGGTCTTGCTGCGCGAGTTAATCCCGCTGATTGATGTGAATTACCGCACCCTCGCCGACCGCCGTCATCGGGCCCTGGCTGGTCTGTCCATGGGCGCTGGCCAGGCGTTGCAAATCGGACTGGCCAATCTGGACACTTTTGCCTGGATTGGCGCCTTCAGCGGGGGCTTTCGGGACTTCAAACCGGCGGAATCCTACGGCGGCATCTTCACCAATGCCCCCCGCCTCAACAACCATCTGCGCCTCCTCTGGTTGAGCATGGGACAGGCGGATGCCGGCTATGAAAACATGAAAACCGCCCATCTCGTCTTGGAACGCAGCAACGTCCGCCATGTCTGGTTTGAAACCAGCGATGCCCACGAATGGCAGGCCTGGCGCAAGCATTTTTATGAATTTGCCCAACGCCTTTTTTAA
- a CDS encoding 3-ketoacyl-ACP reductase, which produces MQSVALITGASRGIGRGIALELAKLGWNVVINYAGNRPAAETTASDCLAAARAAQHAIRAEPFQADIAEAPQRTRLLDFTREVFGRLDLLVNNAGVAPQVRADLLEASEESFDRLMRINVKGPYFLTQKAARWMIAQAAQTPPGQPRPKIVTITSISAYTASVNRGDYCMAKAALAMLTPLFAARLAEYGIQVFEIRPGIIATDMTGPVKDKYDQLIAGGLTPITRWGQPEDIGKAVAAIAQGLFPFSTGEVINVDGGFHLRRL; this is translated from the coding sequence ATGCAATCCGTGGCTCTCATCACCGGCGCCTCGCGGGGCATTGGGCGGGGCATTGCCCTCGAACTGGCCAAACTGGGATGGAACGTGGTAATCAATTACGCCGGCAACCGCCCCGCCGCAGAAACCACGGCGTCCGACTGCCTGGCCGCTGCCCGTGCCGCCCAGCACGCCATTCGCGCCGAGCCATTTCAAGCTGACATTGCCGAAGCCCCCCAGCGGACGCGGCTGCTGGATTTTACCCGCGAGGTTTTCGGGCGGCTGGACTTGCTGGTCAACAATGCCGGAGTCGCCCCCCAGGTCCGTGCCGACCTGCTGGAGGCCAGCGAGGAAAGTTTTGACCGTCTCATGCGCATCAACGTCAAAGGCCCCTACTTCCTCACCCAGAAGGCCGCCCGCTGGATGATTGCGCAGGCCGCGCAAACTCCGCCCGGCCAGCCCCGGCCCAAAATCGTCACCATCACCTCCATCAGTGCCTACACCGCCAGCGTGAATCGCGGCGATTACTGCATGGCCAAGGCCGCCCTCGCCATGCTCACCCCGCTTTTTGCCGCGCGCCTGGCCGAATACGGCATCCAGGTGTTTGAAATCCGCCCCGGCATCATTGCCACCGACATGACCGGGCCGGTGAAGGACAAATACGACCAGCTCATTGCCGGGGGCCTGACCCCCATCACCCGCTGGGGGCAGCCTGAAGACATCGGCAAAGCCGTGGCTGCCATCGCCCAAGGCCTTTTCCCCTTCAGCACCGGCGAAGTCATCAACGTGGACGGCGGTTTTCACTTGCGGCGGCTCTAG
- a CDS encoding YnfA family protein: MLKALILFTVTAAAEIFGCYAVYLWLRLQRPAWWLLPGAAALALFAWLLTLHPQSGAGRIYAAYGGVYIAASLAWLWAIEGLRPDRWDILGALICLAGAAIILFGPRG, from the coding sequence ATGCTCAAAGCGTTGATTTTGTTTACGGTCACCGCCGCCGCGGAAATCTTTGGTTGCTACGCAGTGTACCTATGGCTGCGCCTGCAACGACCCGCCTGGTGGCTCCTACCCGGCGCTGCCGCGCTGGCCCTCTTTGCCTGGCTGTTGACCCTCCACCCGCAAAGCGGAGCAGGCCGCATTTATGCCGCCTACGGCGGCGTTTATATTGCCGCCTCCCTGGCATGGTTATGGGCCATCGAGGGCCTCCGCCCCGACCGCTGGGACATCCTGGGCGCCTTGATTTGCCTGGCCGGCGCCGCCATCATCCTGTTTGGCCCACGCGGCTGA